The Rhopalosiphum maidis isolate BTI-1 chromosome 2, ASM367621v3, whole genome shotgun sequence genome segment ATTCAAACAGAGGAgaacaatttttcaattacataTTCGTTTCCAAATATTCGCTGTCATCGTTAAGTAAAGAACTTGACTGTTACCGAATTGtcaccaattattattataatatagatactgtTAGTACTGCAAGCGGACGAATACGGATGATAGACACGCACACTCATAGGCCAAACATAAACGTCACTAAATAAAGTACCATTCAAAACGTGGATTGATGTACGTGTGTCtacatagaattattattgttatattttattaacaggtGTTAGTTTTACGTGTCACGCGTTTGCGCACACAATGACTTATGAGTCATAAGCTCACTGAAATAATAGCATACTCTTGGCGATTGCGGATAAGAATAAGTGAGCCAGATACTGTATCATTTTCATTACGACACTTTTTCagcttaaataaaatgcaaatacaatttttatagttattgatcCAATAAcaacgtttaattttaatataaaataaaaaataaaatattaggtaattattacaattatttttgagtttcTATTGCTGTGTATGTAAGTAACTATTTCTATGtctataggtactatttaatattgttgtgtttactatattcataatattttattgtggttAATACCAATaccggtttttttttatcataaactttatatagtttaaaaataagcttataataatgttttttttagcttataggcgtaagtttttaatattattataatgtttactaatgttacaatgtacatttttatcgtccactagtaataattattgtcattacatgttaataactataagagttcatatactataaatatattattaataataattcaacacATTTACATTCATTGTTAcggttttgtatttataatatttttaatttgtaaataggtatgaaattgttgaaaacgaatataaatagtaataaattaataaagtgttatgaaaattaaacataaattacccagcaaaatatatgatatatgtgatatattttCGAAATTGTCCAGTCAATACTCTCTGAAAGtctaaaatatacagttttgttcaaatttcacacagataattattaaaaaattgaaatataataaataatattatgctaagaAACAAGTAggaaatatatatgaaaagttcataaaaataaatgtgcaaACCAATTATAATCCAATATTCATAAaagacttaaataatttaatgaaaataagatataaaaatgaataatgatttttctgATTGAAAAACTCCAAGGTAGATagaaaaacagaaaattatatttaataatcgattataaaaataatagtagcaaattaaattaacaaaattcattttcgaaataatgtaaatttaattagcaAGGTctgttcaattttaatacatatcaaaaaagtataagataataaacaCTAATATTAACTGGAAAAAGATTAATACGTGCTGTGACAGAAGAtgcaaaaattatgtaaaatattttttttcaactacgttttgttataatacagaaggtaaaatattataatttttctcagAAATCGTAGTAAGtacacacaatttattttaaaaattaagaaataagtCCTTTTTCTCCGTTATTgttgtagttataatattattgcattatgaAATATCGTTCTTAAACgtcatatataaaatgaatttgtaacaCGATCCGCTATTTATACGACGAAAGGTAGAAGCATATAGAAATACATCTCATAAGTTcagaaaacattattattattaagtttcttaattttcataataatatatcaattttatactaGTTacggttataaaaaaattataaccgtAACTAGtaataaaccatattattcTTGGACTTtggtgtattatgtatattattatttatacagtcattttatatttttatttatttattttattttatacatatatatatatatatatatatatgttcgtATTTCAATAGCcttgaattttcatttaaatatatataaaataaaataaaaaaaaatcattgcttaataatttacagtaaaataatcttttctcctttgaaaatttattaaatggtatagaaatctgaataatttaaaatatgttcttaagtgtactaaaagttaaaaattcaataaaaagattaaattatttactaaagaaAAATTCAGGTTTGAGcatatttttatctgtaaatggtgatttaataataagcacAAACGATGGATttagtacttatttaatattatttaaaaatgtacaaaataaaaatttgtatttcgcACATGAATCGTCTTCTCATCGAATCCGTCCTTACGTCCCTATACTAGTCGAAtccaaaatgtattgattaaagTGTTTTACATATCGTgttgatacatatatattatattaatgataaagtcGGAGTGCACATAGATACTCAACCTAATATAACCTACGCGTATAACACccgtgatattaatataatacattatagccAATCCCGTGTTGCagtaaatatcatttatactGAAAAATACGGCGTCGCGCGTCATTCTCCTCAGGGAAGGTGCGCAAAACGGTCTACGGCGCTCATCGCGCTGCAAACGGCCCAGAACGGGATCCCTACGAAATTTGGTTGCTGCCTGGTGGGTGGTGGGATAAACGCCCGTTAACGCACCTGCATCGGCACTGTCGCAGTGATGTGTCTTCACACGCACGCCGACTCGGCGACAGGACGGATAACGCGACACGGACCCGCGGCACACGCTACACGGGCACCGCGCACGAGAACCACAATGATCGCGGGCACGCTGGTCGTCGCCATCAGCTGTTGGTCGCTGTTCGCCGCTGCCGCACAACATGGTTCCGACAGGCGTTCGGTGCACTACGACGGGGACCTCGTTCGGAGTTACCGCACCTCCACCAGCACTACCGGCGGCGAACACTGCTGCACCGGCGGACAATCCCTGTCAACTGGAGATGACAACATTGCGGATCCCTTTGAGGTAAATGAGAGCTCCTCTGCTGcgttatattgatattacatgtattgtcgtttttgttttataccgATTGTGTGCTGAGTTTAGACAACCaaaaggtaattattataccgcTTATAAAACGAGGAGGAACTGTGAACTATAGAAACCTGTTATATAAGTTATGTCGTTCATAGGCTGTACagataaaatacgtatttttaaatattataaaaataacataaaaaaaaaggttaatttattttcttgtttGTTTGGATGTTCAATTTAAATCCAcggtttattgttttgtatgaaCTGTACCCGTATACAGGGAGGTGATTAAAGCGGACCGAGCGATCTATTctacatataatatcacaGTATTAAACACGAATAGAAGTCGTTACTtcctaatagttattaatcatTAGTGTGAAAGTGTTCTATTTAGACAAGTTTAGGtatcacatttatttatttgtggaAGGTTttgtattagttaatttaaacaatttcaaatgaggtctaattcaaaattttcggtaaataaaaacatagagaattaatgaatatcagattcttaaaatgtataataaattaaattcgttTTTTGGTTTGCATATTGTATTCAAGTTAACAGTtgtatgaaaattcaaaatttcatcataaacttatttttatacaaatagaaACAATCCTAGTaactattatttcaaaaactgcAAGATGGGTCAGTTAAATcgcgaaaaattaaaaaaaaaaccatgtccatgataatttattaacgcgtattgaattaaatataattgtgatggctagtgtatattataatattaataaaagtatagataattttaaagtgaataaaaataatttattatattatgtccatATTGCCATATtggtatttatgatattatatgcaactgatataatttgtatatattacgtataataaaatacagagCCCTAAAATATACGTACACATTTAAGacgataaatatgtatatttttacaatatgtttctatgatttttattaatataatatttgttcataaaatttaaaacattttcgttATTTATAAAGGGGTTACCGGGTTCAAGATAACATAAACCCTATGCGCGAGCACAGAATAGATTACACAAAGCGTAGtgttaatcatatatttaaataaatcaaatcaaaataaagtattgataagtcttaaaatgtaatctatgtattaataaaataaatgtgtgtcGTATGTATATGACTACTCAGGCAAGGCTATcgtaaaaatgattctgaaatGTTGTACataagcaatattataatatacccaaATTTTGTGTGTTAAAGATAGGCTCATATAAGTGTTTTTTGGCGAAAAACCGTTTTTTGGATGTATAAGAGTGTTGTAGACagtaacagaaaataaaatatttattataattggatttaattttaaattatatttgataaaaatcaccaaaatgttaaaaatgtgttataaatatgtgtagtAAATACATTCAATGGGATAAAACAGTGTAAATCCACtggcattatttaatttgttatggaTGACGCCGTTTAGGATTAATTgtcaattattgatttaatgaaaatactgtctaatatataaattactaattatcaactatttttgtacatgtacaaataattaaacattctaTTAAGAaatgatttgtaaaaaatattatgcatatggCTCTAATAGGTATTGATATTAACTGTAACACTGaactattaatatgtaaatggaAGATCACAATCAGAGTGATATAGAAGAATCTAATAAAATTCTTCCATAATTAAATCAACTAATATGTTTCGGTTTACTAGGTAATAGTTTCTTGGTAACATTAAGGTACTAATTATCtgtcaattacaattttattgactatagacctgacttttttttataattgtctataattacttttttaaatacccaCAAACCTATTAATGACTTTAATGGATTTTATACTTtactttgtatatattatttgtcggaaattttagttattttaggtTTAATATCAAATCATAGTAACTACCTACTTACTAATAGTTTTTGTTCCATTGACTTAAACGTGTTCTAAAATCCGGGCTAACtagttaagataaaataaaataagacgtGTGAAACAAATCTTtagaaaagtttatttaaattatatatacattttagtataggcgtatggttttaaatttatttgtgcaGTTAGGTCTTTGACTAAACAATTATTCTTTTCAATCTtccaattttcttttattttttcagaagtTATGTACGTTTGACGGTCCTAGTCACTGCTTCCTCCGTCTAACTAAAatctaaatgaaaatgtactgtatttttttttatacacactaGTCATGTTAAATAAGTTCAGTTATACTTActctaaactataataattatgatatttattaactttaatttactttGGTACATTTTGATGATATCAAGAGTAAAATATGAacgatatgaataataaatattatcagacATTATAAATAAGCGTGTAGTACCTACTTTTTAAGTAGGAAGTTAGTGTAAGAGTTATAAAGTAGAATGAcgagtttaaaataatcatattgccCTTGATGCGTTCTCAGACGGATGAAGATTTTGCAGGTCATACAAAATTAGTTACTATCCGttactattttgattttataacaatataataatataatgtaatattgtttagtacgaatttaagtaaattatctttaataaatgttttgtatactTGTTTAGAACcttaaagcaaaataatagtagtacctacctactgataatacaatttacattaatcTTGTACTTTCATAACAACGTGACTCGCATGTGTCATACACGATACACATTGTTGCATTCGTACaacaatgcataataatttagtaattagtatttatttaaaataatgtttaaattatttccataTTTTCTACCGAGATCGATGTACAACTTTTGCTTTATGGCCATTGGATaagattaatacatttttaaatagtagttTTTTGTATTGCTCAtacttaaattagttaaattattaaaatattaaataattacaattttcatcaataaaattgattgtttataaaacttataatttctatatttttcgttataatCGGGATGAAATCTGTGTactgataatttatatcatagtatCTCAAGTTGTATTATACAGAAGATATTGAATTTGAAGTAGATGTTGAATATTTAgcttagaatatttatttattcaattaaaaccatttattaaataacttttatactcgacatatttttctaaaaatatatattattgtgttttagaTTCCATTGAATGTTATAATGGAACTGAATCAGGTGTCAAATGTTTCAGAACTATTCACCAAATTTATGCCAGATACTAATATGGATGAAGCTCAAAGACGTTTTATCACAACAGGTTTTCAAAGTAAgttgataaattgttaaaaatgtattaaataaaatgaatactttTACTACATAAggaatcaattaatataaataactgaaattatttttccacaATAACAACTCtgaataagtacctatacaataattataataactattttaataaaatattattatatttaagaaataacattacattttataataagcaacaatgtaacataatatacaggtataaatgtcgtttaatacaaaaaatacattatgtagtaaaattatgatttatccaaaattgtgtttattttacatttaatgaacttaaaatatttaataaagaatactaaataataatatacattttagtataatcataaaatattttttttcaggtcGTACTACGTTAAACTTGGAAAGAAGTATGATGTCTATTTCAATAACAAAAGAAAcacttataatacttataataattaattaattaaaaatgatgtgTATACATTGTGTAGAAGCAGCATTTATACCTAAGCCGGCTACTTGCACTATTGAAAGTCAAACGATCAGCCTAAAAGATACCGATGATcgaagtttatattatttccctTCGTGCACGCGAGTTGACCGATGCGGAGGTTGTTGTAGTCACGATTTGTTGGCCTGTCAACCGACTAAAATCGAGACACTCCACTTCGAAGTATGttattctaaaatacatatatatttgaaaattttaaaagtcctGTGATGTTTAATAGGTATTGGTATCGCAGTACAATGGAGCAGGAAAATTAGAATTCAAAGGTAGAAAAACAGTTTCAATAGACCGACATTTGAAGTGCAAGTGTGAATGTATTGTTAAAGAAGAAGTACGATTaataataggttttttttcattttcataatattattgtctaaaaatgacatatttatcattattttcttcagAACTGTAGCCCATTGCAGATGTATAATCGCAAAGAATGTCGATGTAAGTGTAGCAATGAAGATGATGAAGATAAGTGCAACGACGAACACGACTTAAAGCAATGGAACTCTGCGACATGCAAATGCGAATGTCGTGAAATTAAGGAATGTACTTCAGGATATGGATTTGACAATTATACTTGCGGGTGATTTATCCAcagtttaaataactattagatacgtatatataaattataatataattataatattactgtatatattttaggtgTGAACCTTTAAGAATAAGAACCAAAAATACCGGTACTCATTTGAATAGAAACAAATATTCATTAGTAGTTTCATGagcttaatttttcaaaaacaggATAccaattatgtacattatataatgaatatagaaTACTAAtcgttttgttatttatattatttactatattatttaagactattaaa includes the following:
- the LOC113553629 gene encoding uncharacterized protein LOC113553629: MCLHTHADSATGRITRHGPAAHATRAPRTRTTMIAGTLVVAISCWSLFAAAAQHGSDRRSVHYDGDLVRSYRTSTSTTGGEHCCTGGQSLSTGDDNIADPFEIPLNVIMELNQVSNVSELFTKFMPDTNMDEAQRRFITTGFQSRTTLNLERKAAFIPKPATCTIESQTISLKDTDDRSLYYFPSCTRVDRCGGCCSHDLLACQPTKIETLHFEVLVSQYNGAGKLEFKGRKTVSIDRHLKCKCECIVKEENCSPLQMYNRKECRCKCSNEDDEDKCNDEHDLKQWNSATCKCECREIKECTSGYGFDNYTCGCEPLRIRTKNTGTHLNRNKYSLVVS